From a region of the Castanea sativa cultivar Marrone di Chiusa Pesio chromosome 10, ASM4071231v1 genome:
- the LOC142611889 gene encoding uncharacterized protein LOC142611889 produces MKGEAQKPTGLVVSATELIQSFLSTASEDPHLSLELQQIASDLLSQHNVPYKSLRAIWFASQPTTRPTLIQLFSGSDFVFTTPKPRHKSEELKARLKKLEELAEKKAYAELVKDITPKKDDSEPFSSYKDQLGFGLHVVVTMFTGYLVGYAAFRALFNHSPVMNVAGGLLGLVGAMLVETLLFIIRTSNQDSRSSSSASELKKNQ; encoded by the exons ATGAAAGGGGAGGCCCAAAAGCCGACTGGACTGGTGGTATCCGCCACAGAACTCATCCAATCATTCCTCTCTACAGCCTCAGAAGATCCGCACCTCTCTCTGGAGCTCCAACAGATCGCTTCAGATCTCTTGTCCCAACATAATGTGCCATACAAGTCACTCCGAGCTATCTGGTTCGCTTCTCAACCCACAACCCGACCCACTCTCATCCAACTCTTCTCAGGCTCTGACTTCGTCTTCACCACCCCCAAACCTAGACACAAG AGTGAAGAATTGAAGGCAAGGCTGAAAAAGCTTGAGGAATTAGCAGAAAAGAAAGCATATGCAGAGCTCGTTAAGGATATTACACCGAAGAAGGATGACTCTGAGCCTTTCTCTTCTTACAAGGATCAACTAGGCTTTG GTTTACATGTTGTGGTGACAATGTTTACTGGCTATTTGGTTGGATATGCTGCATTCAGAGCGTTATTTAACCACAGTCCTGTCATG AATGTTGCTGGAGGCCTTCTTGGACTGGTTGGTGCGATGCTTGTAGAAACACTTCTTTTCATAATTAGAACTTCCAATCAAGATTCTAGGTCTTCGTCTTCTGCTTCCGAACTAAAGAAGAATCAATAG